A region from the Candidatus Margulisiibacteriota bacterium genome encodes:
- a CDS encoding two-component system response regulator: MNGTNKKEHNSLTRLEKFSSDDHNHNSKQNKILIVEDNPILVKLYSMYLKNNFFIDTAYNGLDAIKKIIKMPPHLILLDIMMPGLDGFSVAQQMSDKKILIPTIVLTAKHLNKEEIELLKKLGITSYFQKDELTQDILLEEIKKYFL, from the coding sequence ATGAACGGAACGAATAAAAAAGAACACAATTCATTAACTCGCCTGGAGAAATTTTCCAGTGATGACCATAATCATAACAGCAAACAAAATAAGATATTAATTGTTGAAGATAATCCAATTCTTGTAAAATTGTACTCGATGTACCTTAAAAACAATTTTTTCATTGATACTGCGTACAATGGGCTGGATGCTATTAAGAAAATTATAAAAATGCCTCCGCATTTAATATTGCTGGATATTATGATGCCAGGTCTTGACGGATTCAGCGTGGCACAGCAGATGTCCGATAAAAAAATATTAATCCCTACAATAGTTTTGACTGCAAAACACTTAAACAAAGAAGAAATAGAGCTCCTGAAAAAATTAGGAATAACCTCATATTTCCAAAAAGATGAACTCACACAAGATATCCTCTTGGAAGAAATTAAGAAATATTTTTTATAA